In Pyrus communis chromosome 1, drPyrComm1.1, whole genome shotgun sequence, the following are encoded in one genomic region:
- the LOC137723309 gene encoding probable amino-acid acetyltransferase NAGS1, chloroplastic — MAATYTSLGTHRRLAAVTSQLTSLRRSSLTVTEKPLRLPLANRGRRKGGAGISLKCSNAYGPVMDESESDCENYNCMEDEQFVLWFREAWPYLWAHRGSTFVVIISGEIVSNSTYLESILKAGTLPSNFLNCLVAEKLLYLDIALLHHLGIRFVLVPGPHVQIDELLARRGKEPKFVGQYRVTDSDSLDAAKQAAGAISKTIEAKLSPGPSMCNIRRHGDNSRLHEVGVSVESGNFLAAKRRGVVAGVDYGATGEIKKVDVSRMRKRLDDDCIVILSNLGYSSSGEILNCNTYEVATACALAIEADKLICIIDGPILDESRRLIRFLTLEEADMLIRRRAQQSETAASYVKAVDEENLSGFGYDDHNATHQNGRAFKQNHTARFHNGVGFENGNGLWTGEQGFAIGGHERLSRLNGYLSELAAAAFVCRGGVQRVHLLDGTKGGMLLLELFKRDGLGTMVASDLYEGTRMARASDFYAIRQIIQPLEAASTLVPRSDEQLREELDCFIVVEREGQIIACAALFPFPEEKCAEVAAVAVSPDCRGQGQGDKLLDYIEKKASSLGLEKLFVLTTRTADWFVRRGFSQCSIESIPERRRTKIILSRKSKYYTKHLLPDTSGITVNRAFT, encoded by the exons ATGGCCGCGACGTACACCTCTTTAGGAACCCACAGACGACTCGCCGCCGTAACCTCCCAGCTAACCTCGCTTCGCCGCTCTTCTCTCACCGTTACTGAAAAACCATTGCGGCTGCCTCTGGCGAATAGAGGGAGGCGGAAGGGCGGGGCGGGAATTTCCCTCAAGTGCAGTAATGCGTATGGCCCAGTGATGGACGAGAGCGAGAGCGATTGTGAGAACTACAATTGCATGGAGGACGAGCAGTTCGTGCTGTGGTTCCGAGAGGCTTGGCCGTATTTATGGGCCCACCGCGGCAGTACCTTCGTTGTGATTATATCGGGTGAAATTGTGTCCAATAGCACTTACTTGGAATCAATTCTCAAGGCAGGTACTCTGCCTTCTAATTTTCTGaactgtttggttgctgagaaattgTTATATTTG GATATAGCACTTCTTCATCACCTGGGGATCAGGTTTGTTCTTGTTCCAGGACCCCATGTGCAAATTGATGAACTTTTGGCACGAAGAG GAAAGGAGCCAAAGTTTGTTGGTCAGTACAGGGTAACTGACTCAGATTCCCTAGATGCTGCAAAGCAAGCGGCTGGGGCGATATCTAAGACGATAGAGGCAAAGCTTTCTCCAGGACCCTCCATGTGCAATATTCGTCGACACGGTGACAACAGTCGTTTGCATGAGGTTGGTGTCAGCGTAGAGAGTGGTAACTTTCTTGCAGCCAAG AGACGAGGAGTCGTTGCTGGTGTTGATTATGGGGCAACAGGTGAAATCAAGAAAGTTGATGTTTCTCGCATGCGTAAGAGGCTTGATGATGATTGTATTGTGATATTGAGCAACCTGGGTTATTCCAGCTCTGGAGAAATTTTAAATTGCAA CACTTATGAAGTTGCAACAGCTTGTGCCTTGGCTATCGAAGCAGATAAACTAATCTGCATAATAGATGGTCCAATTCTTGACGAGAGTAGACGCCTTATTCGCTTCTTAACTCTTGAAGAAGCAGACATGTTGATTCGTAGGCGGGCTCAGCAAAGTGAGACAGCTGCTAGCTATGTGAAAGCTGTCGATGAAGAAAATCTGTCTGGTTTTGGATATGATGATCATAATGCTACTCACCAGAATGGGAGGGCTTTTAAGCAAAATCATACTGCAAGGTTTCACAACGGTGTTGGTTTTGAAAATGGGAATGGATTGTGGACTGGTGAACAAGGTTTTGCTATTGGAGGTCATGAGCGGCTAAGTCGATTAAATGGTTACCTTTCAGAATTGGCTGCTGCGGCCTTTGTTTGCAGG GGAGGTGTTCAAAGAGTACATCTGTTAGATGGCACTAAAGGGGGCATGTTATTGTTGGAATTGTTTAAAAGAGATGGATTGGGGACAATGGTGGCTAG TGACCTGTATGAAGGAACCCGGATGGCTAGGGCATCCGATTTCTATGCAATAAGACAAATTATACAACCTTTAGAAGCAGCCAGCACATTGGTTCCAAGAAGCGATGAACAG CTACGTGAAGAATTGGATTGCTTCATTGTGGTGGAAAGAGAAGGCCAAATCATTGCATGTGCTGCTCTTTTCCCTTTCCCAGAGGAGAAATGTGCAGAGGTTGCTGCTGTTGCAGTTTCTCCTGATTGCCGCGGTCAAGGGCAGGGTGATAAATTACTTG ACTACATTGAGAAGAAGGCATCCTCTCTTGGATTAGAAAAGCTGTTCGTGCTCACAACACGCACTGCAGACTG GTTTGTGAGGCGTGGTTT
- the LOC137707774 gene encoding uncharacterized protein produces MASANSGRIFACILWLFFLSLPLSSAVEPSNEQSLVISESDRVQLSHGAPVKNSPGSKPGISVLCERVHIRGLSRLKNIGKFANTVKVKVSGTNSSTRIPTFEVCFHRNTTLGLGMCPQSRWQKVPKGSWSRSMSPFEHQLLDIRTYGSPLESLDVSIEEEFVKYRVTFLILGIIMMSLASLLSNSLVFYYGSGMAIGVVLVILIVLFQGMKLLPTGRKNSLAIFVYSSVVGLGSFLLSYLPGLLRAVLIEIGISEDMYNPLAIFLLAFLFLAGAWLGFWAVHKLILTEDGSIDIMTSQFVNWSIKILGATVIFQSSVDHRLATGAIVFGFVFSAILKKIFRWRFLRRVCKIMSFQFWSLVMAFQYLPTFPSSISTGKSLKTPKKNRRRLEIPDSPPSPPSDPWLFPSTFHTTPERRKYSKEEWDAFTRETTTKALRELASSPEYHRWCSSNVERISVTPRSTRKVADQPRHWWLLWLW; encoded by the exons ATGGCTTCTGCAAATTCGGGTCGGATCTTCGCCTGCATTCTCTGGCTTTTTTTCCTCTCGCTCCCGCTTTCATCCGCCGTCGAACCCTCCAATGAGCAGTCCTTAG TTATTTCCGAGTCGGATAGGGTACAATTATCTCATGGCGCGCCAGTAAAAAATTCTCCTGGCTCCAAGCCTGGCATTTCAGTGCTGTGTGAAAGAGTTCACATCCGTGGACTGTCAAGGCTTAAAAATATTGGGAAGTTTGCCAACACGGTGAAGGTGAAGGTATCAGGAACAAATTCAAGCACTCGTATACCGACCTTTGAGGTTTGTTTCCACAG AAATACAACTCTTGGGCTAGGGATGTGCCCTCAAAGCCGTTGGCAGAAGGTTCCCAAGGGCTCCTGGTCAAGGTCCATGTCACCTTTTGAGCACCAACTCTTAGATATACGAACATATGGTTCACCCTTAGAGAGCTTGGACGTGTCCATTGAAGAAG AATTTGTTAAATATCGCGTGACGTTTTTGATATTGGGCATAATCATGATGAGCTTGGCGTCCCTCCTGAGCAATTCATTAGTATTTTATTACGGCAGTGGAATGGCAATTGGGGTGGTCCTTGTAATATTGATTGTACTTTTTCAG GGGATGAAGCTTCTTCCAACTGGTCGGAAGAATTCTCTTGCAATTTTTGTGTACTCATCTGTG GTTGGTCTGGGATCTTTTCTCCTTAGCTACCTACCTGGGTTATTGCGTGCAGTACTCATAGAGATTGGAATCAGCGAAGATATGTATAATCCT TTGGCTATATTTCTTCtggcttttctttttctggctGGAGCATGGTTGGGCTTCTGGGCAGTTCACAAACTCATCCTTACAGAAGATGGATCAATCGATATAATGACATCTCAGTTTGTTAATTGGTCCATCAAAATTCTGGGTGCTACTGTGATTTTTCAG AGTTCTGTCGATCACCGACTGGCAACAGGAGCTATAGTATTTGGATTCGTCTTCTCTGCTATACTAAAGAAAATCTTTAGATGGAGATTCCTTCGTCGCGTGTGCAAGATTATGTCTTTCCAATTCTGGAGCTTAGTCATGGCCTTCCAGTATCTGCCAACATTTCCTTCGTCGATATCGACCGG GAAATCGCTGAAAACACCCAAAAAGAACCGCCGCAGATTGGAAATTCCTGATTCTCCGCCTTCTCCACCTTCAGATCCATGGTTATTTCCTTCTACCTTCCACACCACACCTGAAAGGAGAAAATACTCGAAAGAAGAGTGGGACGCATTCACCAGAGAGACAACAACAAAAGCCTTGCGGGAACTTGCTTCTTCTCCTGAGTATCACAGATGGTGCTCCTCAAATGTAGAAAGAATCAGTGTCACTCCCCGGAGCACTAGAAAAGTTGCTGATCAACCGCGCCACTGGTGGCTCCTTTGGTTGTGGTAA